CCTTGTGGTGGCCACCCACCGCCAGGAGGTTATCGCTTCCTTGGATCCGGACCTCCTGGTTTTCGTGGGGTACAGGGGGCTTATGGCCATACCTCGGAAAGTTTCACGAACATGACCCTACCTGGCTTTTGGGGGACGAAAAGGGGTTTTTCGTAACGGAAGGCGTTGTGCAAAACCCAGGCGTAAAGGGGCTGCTCCCCGGCATAGGCCCTGAGAAAGGCTTCCTCTGCCAGGTGCTTTTCCGGGTGGGCCAGGAGCTCCTCCACGGTGAAGGGACCCCACACGTCCAGGAGATCCGCCTGGCCGATGAGATACCCGCCGGTGATGATTCCCAAGGGACCCCGGTGGCGGGTTGGGCGCTTGCGGATCTCCCAGGTCTTTCTCCCGTCCACGATGAAGCTGGCGTAGGGCTCCCGAACGATGAGGCCCAGCTTGGGCTTTTCCATGACCTCATTGTAGAGTAGACCTC
This region of Thermus neutrinimicus genomic DNA includes:
- a CDS encoding ASCH domain-containing protein; translated protein: MEKPKLGLIVREPYASFIVDGRKTWEIRKRPTRHRGPLGIITGGYLIGQADLLDVWGPFTVEELLAHPEKHLAEEAFLRAYAGEQPLYAWVLHNAFRYEKPLFVPQKPGRVMFVKLSEVWP